Below is a genomic region from Candidatus Binatia bacterium.
TCCTCCCAACGGTCACGGTCGTCGAGCCCCACGGTGTGCCTGACCCCGCTCACTGCAGGACGGCGCGAGCGAGCGCAAGAACATCGACCTGCGCCGCTCCGGCCCGCATGAGTTCCCGGCTGCATTCGTCGACGGTCGCGCCGGTAGTATAGACGTCATCGATCAACAAGACGCGCTGCCCACGGACGCCGTCGGCACGCCTGACCCGAAACGCATGCCGGACGTTGCGCCGCCGCTCCGCCTCATTCAATTCCACCTGCGGCCGCGTCGGACGGACGCGCTCCAGCGAAAACGGATCTAAGGGGATGCCAGCCTGGCGGGCAAGTCCCTGCGCCAGAAACTGCGCTTGATTGAATCCTCGCCAACGCAAGCGCGCCAGATGCAGAGGCACGGGCATGAGGACGGTGTAGGCGCCGACCGGAAGCGGGCAGCGTTCGGCCAGCAGTCGTCCGAGCGGCCTTGCCAGACTCACCTCACGCCCGTACTTGTACCGCTGCAAGACCGATTTCAGCGGGTGCTCGACGCCGTCGGCGGCATCGTAGATGGCGCAGGCGCGGGCGCGCCCGAACTCAGGGGCGTGCGT
It encodes:
- a CDS encoding ComF family protein produces the protein MRHLWDQGLNLLYPAACCGCGRETERPRFCSRCHGEIRAPRSPLCLVCGTPFGTAGDVDHRCSRCLTHAPEFGRARACAIYDAADGVEHPLKSVLQRYKYGREVSLARPLGRLLAERCPLPVGAYTVLMPVPLHLARLRWRGFNQAQFLAQGLARQAGIPLDPFSLERVRPTRPQVELNEAERRRNVRHAFRVRRADGVRGQRVLLIDDVYTTGATVDECSRELMRAGAAQVDVLALARAVLQ